A segment of the Bacillus sp. es.034 genome:
TTCATGGATGGAGCCGTGTACTTCTTTACTTTCATCCTATATTCACCACCCCTAAACTTTGTACTTCTACATTTGCTTCTAATTCGTTATACGAAATGATTGGTACCTGTGGAAAATATCTTTCCGTTAACTGTCTTACATACATTCTCACTGCAGGAGAACACAGAATGACGGGGGATTCCTCCATAAGGGATAGCTGTTCCACTTGTGAGGCGACAGCTTCCAGAATGCCCTGGGAATCATTGGGATCCATGGATAAATAGTTGCCGTGCTCTGTCTGCTGAATGGCATCGGCAATCATTTTCTCCACCTTGCCGCTCATGGTGACCACTTTCAAGGAAGTGTCCCCTTGAACATATTGATTGGTGATTTGCCTGGCTAGTGACTGTCTTACATACTCTGCTAACAAATCTGTATCCGAACTCATCTTCCCGTAGTCGGCAAGTGTTTCGAAGATGATCGGTAGATTCCGGATGGATACATTTTCTTTTAATAGTTTGGCGAGTACCTTTTGTACTTCTCCGACGGTCAATGGATTCGGTGTCACTTCCTCCACGAGTATCGGATAGGATTCCTGCAGATGATCGATGAGCTGCTTCGTTTCCTGCCTGCCAAGAAGTTCGTGTGCATTATTCTTAATCATCTCCGTAATGTGGGTTGACACCACAGAAGGGGGATCTACCACGGTATACCCGAATATCTCTGCCTGCTCCTTCATATCTTCTGCTATCCATTTAGCGGGAAGGCCGAAAGACGGCTCAATCGTATCGATTCCTTCAATGGAGTCATCTTCCACCCCTGGACTCATGGCCAGATAATGATCTAAGAGAAGTTCCCCACGAGCCATTTCATTTCCTTTGATCTTCAACCGATATTCGTTCGGCTGAAGCTGGATATTATCCCGGATCCTGACAACGGGGATGACCAGGCCAAGCTCGATGGCCAATTGTCGTCTGATCATCACGATCCTGTCAAGAAGGTCTCCCCCCTGGTTTGTATCTGCAAGTGGAATCAATCCATATCCGAACTCAAATTCAATCGGATCGACATTAAGAAGATTTACGACGCTTTCAGGACTCTTCATTTCATCCTGCTCCACCTCTTCCTCCATTTCAAGGATGTCCGTTTCACTTTCTTTAGGTGTCCTTGACAACATATAACCACCGATCCCGAGGAGGGCCGCTACCGGTATCGTCAGAATATCGTTGATT
Coding sequences within it:
- the flhA gene encoding flagellar biosynthesis protein FlhA; this encodes MSARDLSVLASVILIVAMLIIPFPSWLLSLLIIMNISLALLVLLISMNMNEPLQFSIFPSLLLLLTLFRLGLNVSTTRSILSKGEAGDVVETFGTFVVGGNILVGLVVFIILIVIQFIVITKGSERVSEVAARFTLDAMPGKQMSIDADLNAGMISEHDARNRREKVGREADFYGAMDGASKFVKGDAIAGIVIVLINLIFGIIIGMTQQGLPIAEAATRYSLLTVGDGIVSQIPALLISTATGIVVTRAASEGNLGQDIMNQLLAYPVMLYVSGFTIFMLGVATPINDILTIPVAALLGIGGYMLSRTPKESETDILEMEEEVEQDEMKSPESVVNLLNVDPIEFEFGYGLIPLADTNQGGDLLDRIVMIRRQLAIELGLVIPVVRIRDNIQLQPNEYRLKIKGNEMARGELLLDHYLAMSPGVEDDSIEGIDTIEPSFGLPAKWIAEDMKEQAEIFGYTVVDPPSVVSTHITEMIKNNAHELLGRQETKQLIDHLQESYPILVEEVTPNPLTVGEVQKVLAKLLKENVSIRNLPIIFETLADYGKMSSDTDLLAEYVRQSLARQITNQYVQGDTSLKVVTMSGKVEKMIADAIQQTEHGNYLSMDPNDSQGILEAVASQVEQLSLMEESPVILCSPAVRMYVRQLTERYFPQVPIISYNELEANVEVQSLGVVNIG